The genome window GTATGTGTGCTTACATAGCCTAATTTTATAGTGCTATATGCATGTTGTACTAAAACGTATTCACTCTACAGGTAGTTTGTCTCTTACCGGGTGCCAGTTGTACTGGATACAACTGTGAGCCCTGTTGTAGAAGCGGCCCCTCCTCTCGTGAAGCGGCAGCTTTTGGAGACTTGTCTCCAAGTCTTACCAAACCCACTGGCTACTAGACATTTTACTGTTCTCTCCATTGCTTTCAGCTGAAGAAGGGGCTGTTTATACTTTCATGTAtacttattcaaatacagttatagTTGAATGATGCCCaggcgtgcatgtgtgtgtgtagtaaatTTTGCAGTATGTTAGCATACCCCACTTTAGCCAAGATAGTTGGTATTCTTTAGTAACAAATTGCTGGAAATATCGTTCATGTCCTAAcctgtgcattttaaattttagtttttgttaaacctgcaatatttaaaataaaagctggtAACTTGCTTTTAACCTTAATGTTTTGAGATTAACATTATAAATGACATTGGGTGTTCATTTGGCTTTTATAAACCAAAGAATGATGAAAGAGATatcttatacatttattatagaaattaagaatatatatgaAGGCTTTATTTAAGCTCTAAAAATTAGATGCCAGTATACCTAGCTAAATTATCATTAGTTCCTAGTACTAGAAACTAAGTAAAGATgaatgaaattcatttaaaattttcagtgtcCCACAATTAAAGATTTTCAAGTTATTCAATAATgccatcttcatttaaaaaaaaaagggtaaatatATCTGCTAAAAAGTTTAGAGAGGAAAATGTCTAACACTACTTTTAAACTTAGCATGCCATATGGTGAAGTCATTTTTCCTAGGAAGGTTACTGAACAAGCTGAGTTGATGGACAAGCTGGTAATGAAAGACAATTAAATGTAGAATGAACTCAGTCTGGTGTTTCTCAGCCACTTGTGTATGAAATTTCATAATGTATTTTagctcaaattttattttggctCTTTGGTAAATTTTGTCTTCCCAGATTTGGTAGAGCTTAGATTCTAGTTTGACAATATGGCACATGACAGAGAAAGGGAACACCTCAAAATGTGACAGAAGCTTTAAGGTGAAATGTCTGATTCATTTGTGTTAcattattcagtaaacatttatctCTCTTACACATAATGGGCATATCATAAATATTTCCATAACTGAAAAGTTGCGGTGAAATTTAAGTTACATGTTATCTTGGACCTTAGTCCTTGACCTACTTATATTTACTCTGTAGGTAATTTCGTTCAACCCCATAGCTTTAAATGCCATTCATATCTAAAGAAATCTAGAATTACATCTCCAGCTCCAACATTTCACCTGCATTCAAGATTTGTATGTGGGCCTGGAATATGTAAGACAATATAAAGTAGTGATGGGTACCATGAAGCAGAATAAAGCAGAGTAAGAATTTAATAGAGGGCAGTGAAGGGATGTTTGTTTTGCTGGAacagtcagggaaggcctttctaTGCAGGTGACATCTGGTGGGAGACCTGAATGAAATGAGAATATTGAAGGAAATATATTCCAGATGAAAGTAACAGCTACTGCAAAGTTCCTGAGGTTTGAACAAATTTGCCATGGCTGAGGATCCATGCAAACTGAAAATTCCAGTTCTGTGACCGGAGTGGACTGAGAGATGAAATGTTTACATACTTTACGTTGATTTCAAGCATTAAGGAGAGACTTATACAGACCcatgtatttttcaattagttAAATGTTGTTTTGTATTAATACATTCTTTTGTTCAGTATGGTACTTGTTTTCAGAATGGGTGATTTGGAGCAGTTATTTCAGTCTTGAATAAGCTTGGagtatttaaacattaaaataaccaCATAGAGCCAGAACCATATGTGAAAAAGTAATCCTTATTATGtaattggttttttttctttcagaaagtaTTAATGAAGCTTAGAAAACCTAGAATTACAGCTACAATTTGGTCCTCAGGAAAAATTATTTGCACTGGAGCAACAAGGTAAATGTTACttgagcttttaattttaatcttaaaaattttcCATCATGGATAGTACATTTCTagacttaaaaaaatcatgtgtaCAGTTTTTCATGTTCCTCAGTATAAAATTCATTTCCTGTATAActgttaatctttttctttctttacaaccATAGTGAAGAAGAAGCTAAATTTGGTGCCAGACGTTTAGCCCGCAGTCTGCAGAAACTAGGTTTTCAggtaacattttcaaaaactatCCCAACTGCAAATACTCAaggatttatttttgtgaatttaaaattaatagactAAAGAAATCACCACAGAAACTCCTCTCATGATTGacctttttctagtttttttataCTGTTCTTCAGTGTAAAAATTTAGTAGTAATACCCATTTGGGTATTTGTAAAGGATCCTCGcttttttccaaattctttctTATAAAGAGACAGACATGTCTCCTTACAAGTTAACTACCTTTTCAACTCTTTGAGTTTCTTCACTTTTTacggaaaaaacaaaaacaaaaaatgtttttgatcatCTCAAGAGTTAAGTATGTCAGGATGAACAGAGAGAGCTGCTCCTGCAGCTCCTGTTGATACGTACAAGCTGGTTGGCATGCTCTCACACTGGGACAGTGACCATTGCTAGCAGGTTAACCTTGTCAGATATAATTCTGTAGAGGTATAAATTTGAATAAAGTTAATGCACTTTATGGACTTGCTAAGTCACTTGCAAAtgatgagtaaatgaaagaaagataaaCGTGAGCTATGGTCCCTGAAGAGGTGGGCCGCAGCTGTTTGGGATTTGGATGGGAAGTGATGGGAAGTTGAGTTTCTTTCTGATGATTTCAGTCCCCTGAGGGTGAAGGTGACAGGATGCTACTGAAGTGCTGCTGGGACATGGGAGTTAGTGCTTGTGGAGAGTAGCAGTATAGAGACACGATTAATGATGGTGCCATGTGCACAATTTTATAACTATACAGCAGCCTTGTGCAAGTACTAAGATGGAGGATGCTTAGTTTATCCATAATTGTGGTTTTATGAGGAGTGTTTGAAAAGATGATAATAAGATGAAACCATTCGAGATATTGATAGGAATGACTAAAGTTATTAATTTGAGTTGATACCATTTTCTGCCTTGGATATTCTTGTCTTAGCATAAAACTGGAAATGTTGAGAGAAATCCCAATCAGTTAAAAGCATAATTTTACCACTTTATCCCTAACTCTATACCCAAAAATAAACATCTAACTAAACTCACAAAAATGTCGTTATACCCTACTGCGTATAAGAAAAAGTCTGATCTTTGGAGTTCAGTGTGCACtcaactatttattgagttttaaagTGACAGCTCTTCCGTTTTGACTCTTGAAAGGAGGACTCTGCTTTGATTTTTTCCTTCACTATTCACTCTCCTATCCCAGTAGATTAAATATCCCATTTAaagtatcaaaaaattaaactaaaccaTAAGATTCAAAATAACTCTGATGAACTGTTTTAATCATGCAAACATCTcgagttttatttattaatgaggtttttgaggttgtttttttttctttaattatagcATTTAAGGCGTCATTGATAACTTAAAATACTGGATCTATACTTAAGATATCTGTTTTAgcttgtttgcttttatttttaaagattgaaacTTAATTATTAAGGATTTCCCTGATGagcagatttttttgttgttgtttcacaATAATTCATTGAGTTTTACTTCTCTCCTAAAGGTAATATTTACAGATTTTAAGGTTGTTAACGTTTTAGCAGTGTGTAACATGCCATTTGAAATCCGTTTGCCAGAATTCACAAAGAACAATAGACCTCATGCCAGGTAGGTCTTTGAAAAATCAAGATAATTTACCAATTTGAAATTACTTGTCAggctataaatatttatgttaattgTGACTTTTTTCGTATAGTTATGAACCTGAACTTCATCCTGCTGTGTGCTATCGGATAAAATCTCTAAGAGCTACATTACAGATTTTTTCAACAGGAAGTATCACAGTAACAGGTATTTTATGATACTTAAACCAAACTTGTCAGTTACGGATTGAATGAGATAAGAGGTGCCCATgccaaaagagaaataatgtcTAATTTGTCCCCTTTAGTCACTTTTGCCCTTCAAGGGTAACCAATCTCTTGACTTTTAACACTGTAGATTAAAATACTccagagaaatacattttatgaacATCATAGAGGTTTTacataagcaaaatatttaaccATAGTTCATCCCTATTTgttatacattatgtatattttgctaTATCTTTTGAGTCTTGTAAGTATTTGGAAGGGGTGGTTTCAAAGACTACACATAGATGTCAAGGGGTAGCGTTAGCTGTGCAGGATGATTTTTAGAGGTACTGTGGTTATAAATGGTACGGACATTACTTAGTAGGCCCAACTTTTGACAAAATTGAGTTAAGGGAAATTagtatgtttgaatttttatttttattccttcaatCCTTAGAGTAGAATAGAAATTATTAATTAACACCTTTAAACGCTCAACAAATAAGTTTTAGTTTTGATTCATACCATGAGTTTTCATACCTTCCTTGGAGCCTTTTAAAGCCTATTGCCAGGGTTCTGCCTGAATCTTAAAAATCCTTGGTGGGGAGCAAGTCTGTTTGTTCCCTTCTTTCAACTGTCTGTTTTTACACTTCGGAACCCAGACTTCTGAGGGGCCCAGAGTCTATTGATAAATCCCTGCTATGTCTAGAATAAAGCGATGCATATGGAAAATCCATCTTGAGTTAATAGGTAATTAACACTGTAACAAACTTGACCTGGTTTGTTATTATGCATTATATACTTATATCTGGAATATCCCAGGACACATTAACAATTCAGTGAACACATAGTCAGTGTTGCCCGTGGACAAAGCACCATACTCTGTGAGGGGGTGCGGTGAGCAGGAAGGAGCAGAGCAGGATAAGATGTGATCAGTACCCAAAGGGTACACATTGGGGGCATACATAGGATTTCAGGATCTTTCAAAGGAAGTATCTATTAGGGAAACCGTATTTATTCAAATTgggttttatgaaaatattttgtattgtccacctttatgtttcttttgagctatttaaatgaaaatttacagttttaaagaGTTATTCCTATGGAGgaatataaattgtataaattaataatatatagtgttatataattaattaatatgtaGTGTCACTTCATTCActtgtgcttttttattttcctattgacTAAGCTGTGAAGGTGAGGTGGCCAGATTAGTAGTAAACATGGTGCTGCCAA of Rhinolophus sinicus isolate RSC01 linkage group LG05, ASM3656204v1, whole genome shotgun sequence contains these proteins:
- the TBPL1 gene encoding TATA box-binding protein-like 1, giving the protein MDADSDVALDILITNVVCVFRTRCHLNLRKIALEGANVIYKRDVGKVLMKLRKPRITATIWSSGKIICTGATSEEEAKFGARRLARSLQKLGFQVIFTDFKVVNVLAVCNMPFEIRLPEFTKNNRPHASYEPELHPAVCYRIKSLRATLQIFSTGSITVTGPNVKAVATAVEQIYPFVFESRKEIL